One Gloeothece verrucosa PCC 7822 DNA window includes the following coding sequences:
- the rpmA gene encoding 50S ribosomal protein L27, which yields MAHKKGTGSTRNGRDSNAKRLGVKRYGGQTVKAGNILVRQRGTKFHPGNNVGRGSDDTLFALVDGVVKFEYKNRTRQKISVYPIEVQETAAS from the coding sequence ATGGCTCATAAGAAGGGAACGGGTAGTACCCGCAATGGTCGTGACTCGAACGCCAAACGACTAGGGGTTAAGCGTTATGGGGGTCAAACCGTTAAAGCCGGTAATATTTTGGTTCGTCAACGGGGTACCAAGTTTCATCCGGGGAATAATGTTGGCCGGGGTTCAGATGATACCCTGTTTGCTTTAGTGGATGGCGTAGTCAAGTTTGAATACAAAAACAGAACTCGCCAAAAAATTAGTGTTTATCCCATAGAAGTCCAAGAAACGGCGGCTAGTTAA
- the rplU gene encoding 50S ribosomal protein L21: MSYAIIETGGKQLRVEPGRFYDIELLHADPDTNYSIDKVLLVSDEDEVIVGQPFVEGATVEGTILRHLRGRKVIVYKMRPKKKTRKKRGHRQEITRLMINSINVNGKTLTSGETQAAATVASGEAGSTEATDSE; encoded by the coding sequence ATGAGTTACGCAATTATTGAAACTGGCGGTAAGCAATTACGAGTTGAACCGGGTCGCTTTTATGATATTGAACTACTCCATGCTGATCCAGACACCAACTACAGCATTGATAAAGTATTATTAGTCAGCGACGAAGACGAGGTAATTGTCGGTCAACCTTTTGTAGAGGGAGCCACTGTAGAAGGAACCATCCTACGGCATCTTCGCGGAAGAAAAGTCATCGTCTATAAAATGCGTCCGAAAAAGAAAACCCGCAAAAAACGGGGACATCGTCAAGAAATAACCCGCTTGATGATTAATTCTATTAATGTTAATGGCAAAACCCTAACCTCTGGGGAAACTCAAGCGGCAGCAACGGTTGCTAGTGGTGAAGCGGGTAGCACAGAAGCAACTGACTCAGAATAA